A DNA window from Castanea sativa cultivar Marrone di Chiusa Pesio chromosome 7, ASM4071231v1 contains the following coding sequences:
- the LOC142643473 gene encoding TMV resistance protein N-like, translated as MATSPTDEGDSFSSSTQKWDYDVFLSFKGEDTRHGFTGYLYQALCDKGFNTFIDNEGLQRGEEISAELIKAIKSSMISIIIFSQNYAFSTWCLEELTKILECKKNGQRVLPVFYKVDPFDVRRHKGSFGLALTTHEKKFENNIEKVLRWRAALYEAANLSGWHYEDGFPEYQLIQGIIRVVSSTKLNHTKLFVAKYPIGVYSRAKVVENLLDIKSNDVRVVGIHGLGGIGKTTIAKDVYNRVADLFEGSSFLMNVRENSRTDCSIIKLQEQLLSEILGSKEFKVRSTSRGINVIKERLSRKKILLILDDVDKLGQVENFLGKCDWLAKGSRVIITTRDRHVLATLNPLIYKVAQWDRHEALQLFSKCAFKKDEPEADYLLLTNQFICYANGLPLALQIIGFDLCGRSIHQWESELERYKNIPNKDIQDKLKVSFEGLDKNEQDIFLDIACFFQGLSKNYVVDILAACNLHSDSGISKLIDKCLISVKFDEFRRHDLLLMHDLLQQMGREIVKQESDVPSKRSRLWCYDDALDVLTEHTGSNEIRGIRLCSHKPTTVTLAANTLKRMRHLKFLIVDDVHICKKLKYLPNGLRLLQLPNYPFPLPSNFCPKKLVTLEMPRSHIRLEKLFKQEFQFQNLKSINLSECESITKLPNLCAPNLENLDLSCCKNLVECDESIGFLEKLQKLYLFGCEKLQNLPSHLMWKSLDILDISLCLSLDFVVMQFRGLYGYCCKNVVDLKDIIYKLPPPEILCIYTGKSRPWCEYRTFLKSYAFLDLSNVQNLNLSNVGNLIELDFLMKSDYFPVLECLYLNEINIITIPESIAKFTRLDTLGIKCCKYLREIPRLPPSIRRVQILNSHALHPQSSNRLFSKFGELWQEQQNPFGFKDYELILPGSEIPKWFNHQSVGNSISFWVERGLGFDYRAFVYCIVFKPDEWDATIQVSLKFNGIELIDWSPSENEWVTDMTCNHVWAFMFNRPWSEYSNLIGLKRVKVEFECKSYRGVSHILRCGVHAKCICPRVRYLSTDTLPPAPIPAFSICSILNSCLERSNSNSMETTYNDFDSPLEASHDDLSLSVCTSPMGRYYPPPQPQVTVPDDTSHISLPSSIDLPNNMTDMFELRLGLPGLGIGSTFSEGFHLGSSSMAQNFVSDDDSDFNLYSQSKKMRKS; from the exons ATGGCGACTTCCCCGACCGATGAGGGAGActccttttcttcttccacTCAGAAGTGGGACTATGACGTCTTCTTGAGTTTTAAAGGTGAAGATACTCGCCATGGTTTTACTGGCTATTTATATCAGGCCTTGTGTGACAAAGGTTTCAACACCTTCATTGATAATGAAGGTCTCCAAAGAGGCGAAGAAATTTCAGCGGAACTTATCAAAGCCATTAAATCATCAATGATTTCAATTATCATATTCTCTCAAAATTATGCATTTTCCACTTGGTGCCTAGAAGAACTTACCAAAATTCTTGAGTGTAAGAAAAATGGACAAAGAGTTTTACCAGTTTTTTACAAAGTGGATCCATTTGATGTACGCAGGCACAAAGGTAGTTTTGGATTAGCACTAActacacatgaaaaaaaattcgaGAATAACATAGAGAAAGTGCTGAGGTGGAGGGCAGCTTTATATGAAGCAGCTAATTTGTCTGGATGGCATTATGAGGATGG TTTTCCTGAATATCAGCTTATCCAAGGAATAATTAGAGTAGTATCAAGTACCAAATTAAATCACACAAAGTTATTTGTTGCTAAATACCCAATTGGAGTATATTCTCGTGCAAAGGTTGTGGAAAATCTTTTAGATATTAAGTCAAATGATGTTCGCGTGGTTGGAATTCATGGCCTTGGAGGAATAGGAAAGACTACAATTGCAAAAGATGTTTATAATAGAGTTGCTGATCTATTTGAAGGAAGTAGCTTCCTAATGAATGTCAGAGAAAATTCAAGAACAGATTGTAGCATAATCAAACTACAAGAGCAACTTCTTTCTGAGATCTTAGGGAGCAAAGAATTTAAGGTGCGCAGTACATCTAGAGGAATCAATGTGATCAAAGAAAGACTTTCGCGTAAAAAGATTCTTTTGATTCTTGATGATGTGGATAAATTGGGCCAAGTAGAAAATTTTCTTGGAAAATGCGATTGGCTTGCTAAAGGAAGTAGAGTTATTATAACCACAAGAGACAGACATGTGCTAGCCACTCTTAATCCTTTAATCTACAAGGTTGCGCAATGGGATCGACATGAAGCTCTTCAACTCTTTAGTAAGTGTGCCTTCAAAAAAGACGAACCTGAGGCAGATTATTTACTTCTTACAAATCAATTCATATGTTATGCCAATGGCCTTCCATTGGCTCTACAAATCATAGGTTTCGATTTGTGTGGAAGAAGCATTCACCAATGGGAAAGTGAATTAGAAAGGTATAAGAATATTCCAAACAAGGACATTCAAGATAAACTAAAAGTAAGTTTTGAAGGATTGGACAAAAATGAACAGGATATTTTCCTCGACATTGCATGTTTCTTCCAAGGATTGTCCAAAAACTACGTTGTGGATATCTTAGCTGCTTGCAATTTACATTCGGATTCTGGTATTTCAAAACTTATTGATAAGTGTCTCATAAGTGTTAAATTTGATGAGTTCCGGAGGCATGACTTGCTACTGATGCATGACTTGCTACAACAAATGGGTAGAGAAATTGTTAAACAAGAATCAGATGTGCCTAGTAAACGTTCAAGACTATGGTGTTATGATGATGCTTTAGATGTTCTTACAGAACATACG GGTTCAAATGAAATTCGAGGCATAAGGTTGTGCTCCCATAAACCAACAACGGTGACATTGGCAGCTAACACTCTCAAAAGGATGAGACATCTCAAATTTCTTATAGTTGATGATGTGCACATTtgtaaaaaacttaaatatctCCCCAATGGATTAAGGTTGCTTCAATTGCCTAATTATCCTTTTCCCTTACCATCCAATTTTTGTCCTAAAAAACTTGTTACACTCGAGATGCCACGTAGTCACATTCGATTAGAGAAGTTATTTAAGCAG gAGTTTCAATTCCAGAATTTGAAAAGTATCAACCTCAGTGAATGTGAGTCTATTACAAAATTACCTAATTTATGCGCCCCAAACTTAGAGAACTTGGACCTTTCATGTTGCAAAAATTTAGTTGAGTGTGATGAGTCCATTGGATTTCTTGAGAAGCTTCAAAAATTGTATCTTTTTGGTTGTGAAAAACTTCAAAATCTTCCAAGCCATCTCATGTGGAAATCTCTCGACATTTTGGATATTTCACTTTGCTTAAGTCTTGATTTTGTAGTCATGCAGTTTCGTGGTTTATATGGctattgttgtaaaaatgttgtggatctTAAAGATATCATCTATAAATTACCACCGCCTGAGatattatgtatatatactGGCAAATCGAGACCCTGGTGTGAATATCGTACTTTTCTAAAGTCATATGCGTTTCTAGATCTAAGCAATgttcaaaatctaaatttgagtaatgttggaaatctaattgaattagATTTTTTGATGAAATCTGATTACTTTCCTGTATTGGAATGtctatatttaaatgaaatcaaTATTATTACCATCCCGGAAAGCATCGCTAAGTTTACTAGATTAGACACACTCGGAATAAAATGTTGTAAGTATCTTCGGGAAATTCCAAGGCTTCCACCATCTATAAGAAGAGTGCAAATACTAAACTCCCATGCACTACATCCGCAATCATCAAACAGATTGTTCAGTAAg TTTGGAGAATTATGGCAAGAACAACAAAATCCATTTGGTTTCAAGGATTATGAACTTATACTACCTGGATCAGAGATTCCAAAGTGGTTCAATCATCAAAGTGTTGGAAATTCCATTTCATTCTGGGTCGAACGTGGTCTTGGTTTTGATTATCGAGCATTTGTTTACTGTATTGTTTTTAAACCGGATGAATGGGATGCTACTATTCAAGTCTCCTTGAAATTTAATGGGATAGAGTTGATTGATTGGAGTCCTTCTGAAAACGAATGGGTTACGGATATGACGTGTAATCATGTATGGGCTTTTATGTTTAATCGTCCTTGGTCAGAGTACTCAAATCTAATTGGGTTGAAACGTGTGAAGGTTGAATTTGAATGTAAATCATATCGAGGTGTATCTCATATCCTAAGGTGTGGGGTCCATGCTAAATGCATCTGTCCTCGTGTTCGATATCTCTCCACCGACACTCTCCCACCTGCTCCAATACCTGCCTTCAGCATTTGTTCTATTTTAAACTCTTGTTTGGAGCGTTCAAATTCGAATTCAATGGAAACAACATATAATGATTTTGACTCACCTTTGGAGGCCTCTCATGATGATTTGAGTTTGTCAGTGTGCACTTCTCCCATGGGAAGATATTATCCACCTCCTCAGCCTCAGGTCACTGTCCCTGATGACACTAGCCACATTTCTTTGCCATCTAGTATAGACCTTCCAAATAATATGACAGACATGTTCGAATTGCGCTTGGGTCTACCAGGTTTGGGAATTGGCTCAACTTTTAGTGAGGGGTTTCATTTGGGTTCTTCTTCAATGGCCCAAAACTTTGTCAGTGATGATGATTCTGACTTCAATTTGTATTCTCAAtcgaagaaaatgagaaaatctTGA